A region from the Algoriphagus machipongonensis genome encodes:
- a CDS encoding S9 family peptidase: MKRSFYFSFILIFLTQWAFSQTFTMEEVGKFSFPSELTSSATGEKIAWAMNEQGKRNVYMAEGPAFTAKKLTDFNEDDGQEISSLQFSPDGNWLVFVRGGDHGGGNASSTVNAQNLPILPNVEIWKINLESGKVETIVEADNPSIGKDHQLLYVKAGQVWTVDLASSEKPVQLFEIKGNVNELSYSPSGDLAFVVNRGTHSMIGIFRNKRLPIQWVNPSFHRDSNIAWSEDGQKIAYIRRPGGRGAAFPELEPRHSPWEIWVADMNTGDSEKLWEAPETLAASYIYPFFAFSGNDHIAYLSYEDGWQHLYAIDINSKETKLLTPGDYMVEQIKQSPNGEKLIFSANTGSEQEDLDRRHIGTVDILSGKLTWETSGEGIEAYPVWVGNSGKMAFFSADAQRSHLVAIKSGNDTKLLGESIIPSDFPQDQLVTPKQVKFTAPDGTTVYGQLFEKEGGNSEKPGVIFVHGGPQRQMLLGWSYMDYYSNTYAINQYLANLGFVVLSVNYRLGIGYGYEFHKPSGAYYRGAVEYQDVKAGGEFLASLPQVNGNKIGIYGGSYGGYLTALALARDSDLFKVGVDIHGVHDLDGRYSLSANYEQPSDIDKARQVAWESSPISDLSTWTSPVLFIHADDDRNVNVSQTVDLIRRFEELDKPYKSIIIPGDTHHWMKWSNMVKVDQATADFLKKHLMD; this comes from the coding sequence ATGAAACGATCCTTTTATTTCAGCTTCATTCTGATATTCCTAACTCAATGGGCTTTTTCCCAAACTTTCACCATGGAAGAAGTGGGGAAGTTTTCCTTTCCCTCCGAATTAACTAGCTCGGCAACGGGGGAAAAGATAGCCTGGGCGATGAATGAGCAAGGTAAAAGGAATGTTTATATGGCAGAAGGTCCTGCTTTCACTGCTAAAAAGCTCACTGATTTCAATGAGGATGATGGGCAAGAAATTAGCAGTCTCCAATTTTCCCCGGATGGAAACTGGCTGGTATTTGTAAGAGGTGGAGATCACGGAGGAGGCAATGCTTCTTCTACCGTCAATGCCCAAAATTTACCTATCCTACCCAACGTAGAGATTTGGAAAATCAACTTAGAAAGCGGGAAAGTTGAAACGATTGTGGAAGCTGATAATCCTTCCATCGGAAAAGACCATCAACTGTTATATGTTAAAGCAGGTCAAGTTTGGACTGTAGATTTAGCCAGCTCAGAGAAGCCTGTTCAACTTTTTGAAATCAAAGGGAATGTCAATGAACTATCCTATTCTCCTAGTGGAGACTTGGCTTTTGTGGTAAATCGGGGCACACATTCCATGATCGGAATTTTTAGAAACAAAAGACTTCCTATCCAATGGGTTAACCCTTCCTTTCATCGCGACTCCAATATTGCTTGGTCGGAAGACGGCCAAAAGATCGCATATATCAGAAGACCAGGAGGTAGAGGAGCTGCCTTCCCAGAATTGGAACCAAGACATAGTCCTTGGGAGATTTGGGTGGCGGATATGAATACAGGCGACAGTGAAAAGTTATGGGAAGCTCCGGAAACATTGGCTGCTTCTTACATCTACCCTTTCTTTGCTTTCTCAGGAAATGATCATATCGCTTATTTATCATACGAAGATGGATGGCAACACCTCTACGCTATCGATATAAATTCCAAAGAAACTAAGCTTTTGACTCCGGGGGATTATATGGTGGAGCAAATTAAGCAAAGCCCAAACGGAGAAAAATTAATATTCTCCGCCAATACAGGTTCGGAGCAAGAGGATTTGGACAGAAGACATATTGGTACCGTGGATATTCTAAGCGGTAAACTGACCTGGGAAACTTCAGGAGAGGGTATTGAAGCCTATCCAGTTTGGGTAGGAAACTCAGGGAAAATGGCCTTCTTCAGCGCCGATGCACAGCGATCTCATTTAGTAGCTATCAAATCAGGAAATGACACAAAGCTATTGGGTGAATCAATAATACCTTCTGACTTCCCGCAAGACCAGCTGGTAACCCCAAAGCAAGTTAAATTCACAGCACCGGACGGGACCACTGTTTATGGGCAACTTTTTGAAAAAGAAGGAGGAAATTCTGAAAAACCAGGAGTAATATTTGTTCATGGCGGACCACAGCGTCAAATGCTCTTAGGCTGGAGTTACATGGATTATTACTCAAACACCTATGCCATCAACCAGTATTTAGCTAACCTTGGATTTGTGGTATTGTCCGTCAACTACCGTTTAGGAATTGGCTATGGATACGAATTCCACAAGCCTTCAGGAGCTTACTATAGAGGGGCCGTGGAATATCAGGACGTCAAAGCTGGAGGAGAATTTTTAGCATCTCTACCTCAGGTTAATGGAAACAAAATAGGCATTTATGGAGGATCTTACGGAGGTTATTTGACCGCATTAGCACTGGCAAGAGATTCCGATTTATTTAAAGTAGGAGTCGACATTCATGGTGTTCATGACCTAGATGGCCGATATAGCCTTTCTGCGAATTATGAACAGCCTTCTGACATTGATAAAGCTCGTCAAGTAGCTTGGGAATCCTCCCCTATTTCGGACCTTTCCACCTGGACATCGCCCGTACTTTTCATTCATGCAGATGATGATAGAAATGTAAATGTTTCTCAAACAGTTGACTTAATCAGAAGATTTGAAGAGTTAGATAAACCCTATAAATCTATAATTATCCCTGGAGACACGCACCATTGGATGAAATGGTCAAATATGGTCAAAGTAGATCAAGCCACTGCTGATTTTCTCAAAAAACACTTAATGGATTAA
- a CDS encoding D-alanyl-D-alanine carboxypeptidase/D-alanyl-D-alanine-endopeptidase has protein sequence MKKLLVGLLILVSSCTVQKINKSLKNSDVLSQGHMGFMLLDPESDKVLVDINSDKYFIPASNTKLFTFYTSYSILGDELVNGLNYLEKGDSLIFWGTGDPGLLHPDLDNEVAINFLRASDKDLYLLDNFGQVDAFGPGWSWDWYNYYYATERSALPVYGNIVRFKFEEGQNNFTISPERFKPFLEAKKTDSWNGYRFRRDRYKNLFSYQFTDVVPSDPFETDIPFVTSAEFAAQLLTEASGKKVRVIQNEAYFQEDPIKLQTTPADSIYAQMMKISDNFLAEQLMLLVSDQLSNQLSTSDAIAYSKENLLKDLPDEPIWVDGSGLSAKNMFTPRSIIALLGKIRAEVPLEKIKAYFPAGGESGTIRNWYKADEGQPAYIYAKTGTLSMSNALSGFLITKSGKILHFSCILNNYALSGSELKRELEKTLYLIHDKY, from the coding sequence ATGAAAAAACTCCTAGTTGGATTACTGATTCTTGTCAGCTCCTGTACAGTCCAAAAAATCAACAAATCACTTAAAAACTCAGATGTTTTAAGTCAAGGTCACATGGGCTTTATGCTACTTGATCCAGAATCGGACAAAGTATTGGTGGACATTAATTCGGATAAATATTTTATTCCTGCATCCAATACCAAATTATTTACTTTTTATACCTCCTACTCCATTCTAGGAGATGAATTGGTCAATGGGCTCAACTATCTGGAAAAAGGAGATTCCTTGATATTCTGGGGAACAGGGGACCCTGGACTTTTACATCCTGATTTGGATAATGAAGTAGCCATCAATTTCTTGAGAGCGAGTGATAAGGATTTATACCTCTTGGATAATTTTGGACAAGTCGATGCATTTGGACCAGGATGGTCTTGGGATTGGTACAATTATTACTATGCTACGGAAAGATCTGCCTTGCCTGTCTATGGCAATATCGTACGTTTTAAATTTGAAGAAGGCCAAAATAATTTCACGATTAGCCCTGAAAGATTTAAGCCTTTTCTGGAAGCTAAAAAGACAGATAGCTGGAATGGCTACAGGTTTAGAAGAGATCGGTATAAAAATCTTTTCAGTTACCAATTTACAGATGTGGTTCCTTCTGATCCTTTTGAGACTGACATCCCCTTTGTAACCTCAGCTGAATTTGCAGCTCAACTATTGACTGAGGCATCAGGAAAAAAAGTGAGAGTTATACAAAATGAAGCTTACTTTCAAGAAGATCCTATCAAACTTCAAACTACTCCTGCTGATAGCATCTATGCCCAAATGATGAAGATTTCAGACAACTTTTTGGCGGAGCAATTAATGCTCTTGGTTTCAGATCAGCTGAGCAATCAATTAAGCACTTCAGATGCCATTGCTTACTCGAAAGAAAACTTGTTGAAAGACTTGCCGGACGAACCTATCTGGGTAGATGGCTCAGGACTTTCAGCTAAAAACATGTTCACTCCAAGGTCCATTATTGCCTTGCTTGGGAAGATACGAGCTGAAGTACCTTTGGAAAAAATTAAAGCCTATTTCCCCGCAGGAGGAGAATCCGGCACCATCCGGAATTGGTATAAAGCTGACGAAGGCCAGCCCGCATACATTTATGCCAAGACTGGAACTCTAAGTATGAGTAATGCACTCAGTGGATTTTTGATTACCAAGAGTGGAAAAATCCTCCACTTTTCATGTATCCTAAACAACTACGCTCTATCTGGATCGGAACTGAAAAGAGAATTAGAAAAAACCCTCTACCTGATCCATGACAAATATTAA
- a CDS encoding SusD/RagB family nutrient-binding outer membrane lipoprotein, whose amino-acid sequence MNYKNKIKAILGASLILTASACESYLDVNENPNNPQDAPITGLMTNITYETSLNVYREGNAVGNYVQYFASPNPASGSDTMEPLNFSSMWFSLYNVMTDLNELTKKAEESGASHYLGAGQVLMALNLGMTVDLFGDVPFSESFNFTTVTPAYDDDQALYNNILTLLDQGISNLQSSETSASIGPDDFIYGGDIDTWVKFAYTLKARYMIHMKGKEGYNASEVLAAVANGFDSNADDASVTYFEQRFNPWANDAINNANLLLTGWISEQFIEALDGTSYPTVDPRLKLMVGTTDEGEFVGTVNGAGRGNAPEQGARSTLIEGQFYTSQQSPLLIATYAELKFIEAEAAFDTDKARAYEAYLEGINAHMDMLSVDEDEKAAYLADPSVSMGADALTLNDIFKEKYVALFLHPETWNDARRFDYQYKDMTLPDNLNPNLGGEYIRRLAYPDSEVSRNGANVPSVTLTDRIWWDQ is encoded by the coding sequence ATGAATTATAAAAATAAAATAAAAGCAATTTTGGGCGCATCCCTGATTCTTACAGCTTCCGCTTGTGAATCTTACCTGGATGTCAATGAAAACCCAAACAACCCTCAGGACGCTCCTATCACAGGCTTGATGACTAACATCACCTATGAAACGAGCTTGAATGTTTACAGAGAGGGAAATGCAGTAGGCAACTATGTTCAATATTTTGCCTCACCAAACCCAGCGAGTGGTTCGGACACGATGGAACCGCTCAACTTTAGCAGCATGTGGTTCAGTCTTTACAATGTAATGACAGACCTAAACGAGCTAACTAAAAAGGCTGAGGAATCAGGTGCCTCGCACTATTTAGGTGCTGGACAGGTATTGATGGCTCTTAATCTTGGAATGACTGTTGACTTATTTGGAGATGTTCCATTTTCTGAAAGCTTCAACTTTACCACGGTAACTCCAGCTTATGATGATGATCAAGCTTTATATAACAATATTTTAACCTTACTTGATCAAGGGATTTCAAACCTTCAAAGTAGCGAAACTTCGGCTTCTATTGGCCCCGATGATTTCATTTACGGTGGAGACATCGATACCTGGGTGAAATTTGCTTACACCCTGAAGGCTAGATACATGATCCACATGAAAGGAAAAGAAGGATATAATGCTTCTGAAGTGCTTGCAGCCGTGGCCAATGGATTTGATTCAAATGCCGATGATGCATCAGTTACATATTTCGAACAACGTTTCAATCCATGGGCGAATGACGCTATCAACAATGCGAATTTGCTTTTGACTGGCTGGATTTCTGAACAATTTATTGAAGCTTTAGATGGTACCTCTTACCCAACAGTAGATCCTAGATTGAAGTTAATGGTAGGCACCACTGACGAAGGTGAATTTGTAGGCACTGTGAATGGTGCAGGTAGAGGAAATGCTCCAGAACAAGGTGCAAGATCTACCTTGATTGAAGGACAGTTTTACACTTCACAACAATCTCCATTGCTTATTGCAACTTACGCTGAGTTAAAGTTTATTGAAGCAGAAGCTGCATTTGACACAGATAAAGCGAGAGCTTATGAAGCGTATCTAGAAGGTATCAATGCACACATGGATATGTTAAGTGTAGATGAAGATGAAAAAGCTGCTTATTTGGCTGACCCTAGCGTAAGCATGGGAGCTGATGCTTTGACTCTTAATGATATTTTCAAAGAGAAATACGTTGCTTTATTCTTACATCCAGAAACCTGGAATGATGCAAGAAGATTTGATTATCAATACAAGGACATGACGTTACCTGATAACTTGAATCCAAATTTAGGAGGAGAATATATCAGAAGACTGGCTTATCCTGATAGTGAGGTGAGTAGAAATGGTGCCAACGTACCATCTGTCACTTTAACTGATAGAATCTGGTGGGATCAATAA
- the gloA2 gene encoding SMU1112c/YaeR family gloxylase I-like metalloprotein, which produces MQLKGIHHIAIICSDYEKSKQFYTEELGLEVIKEIYREERKSYKLDLALNGVYVLELFSFPNPPKRPSRPEAVGLRHLAFSVENLEECIDYLASKKIESEPIRLDKETGKRFTFIADPDDLPIEFYEE; this is translated from the coding sequence ATGCAGCTTAAAGGAATTCACCACATCGCCATTATTTGCTCGGATTATGAGAAGTCCAAACAGTTCTATACTGAGGAACTTGGATTGGAAGTTATCAAGGAAATTTACAGAGAGGAAAGAAAATCCTACAAGTTGGACTTGGCATTAAATGGAGTCTATGTTTTGGAATTATTCTCCTTTCCCAACCCTCCTAAAAGACCATCAAGACCAGAAGCTGTTGGTTTAAGACATTTGGCTTTTTCTGTAGAAAATCTTGAGGAATGCATCGACTATTTAGCCAGCAAAAAAATTGAATCCGAACCTATTAGGCTGGATAAGGAAACCGGCAAAAGGTTCACATTTATTGCTGATCCCGATGATTTACCGATAGAGTTTTATGAAGAGTGA